The proteins below are encoded in one region of Peribacillus muralis:
- a CDS encoding acetoacetate--CoA ligase has product MKSLTDGQIIWEPTNEQIGQTVLAHYMKWLKEKKGLTFQAYHELWKWSVDELEEFWASIWEYCEVKADRKYDAILSEQSMPGAKWFEGSRLNYAKNALMNEQEEKTAIFFRSEHIKQKEISWKELKEQVASVAHSLRKLGVKSGDRVAAYMPNIPEAVIAFLATASIGAIWSSCSPDFGARSVIDRFNQIEPVVLLAVDGYQYNGKVYDKTSVVSQLKKELVTVKHTVLVPYIEKKIVDMEPADSIPWDDLLNEKAELFFESVPFDHPLWILYSSGTTGMPKPIVQGHGGIVLEHFKSTKLHQGMTSEDTAFWFTTTGWMMWNLLMGGLLNEATIVLYDGSPSFPNPEVLWELAEDTGMTFFGTSAPFLTNSMKLGIKPMGKYDLSKLKALFSTGAPLSGDGYKWVYENVKKDIWLSSSSGGTDVCAGFVGGVPTLPVRIGEIQGRALGVRVEAFDEKGQSLINEVGELVITKPMPSMPLYFWNDPKGKRYHESYFDTYPGIWKHGDWIKIDEKGSCIIYGRSDSTINRSGVRMGTSDIYRVVEAIDEVMESLVIDREVLGRGSSLLLFVVLKPGSNLDSTLIAKIKEQIKGQLSPRFIPDEIHAVEQIPKTLNGKKMEVPIRKMLLGFEMDKVVNADSMGNPESLQFFKALARALNEKKIF; this is encoded by the coding sequence ATGAAATCGCTTACGGATGGGCAAATCATTTGGGAACCGACTAATGAACAAATCGGGCAAACGGTATTGGCTCACTATATGAAATGGTTAAAGGAAAAGAAAGGTTTAACATTTCAAGCTTATCATGAATTATGGAAATGGTCGGTTGATGAATTGGAGGAATTTTGGGCTTCGATTTGGGAGTACTGTGAGGTAAAAGCCGATCGGAAATACGATGCCATTTTATCAGAGCAATCAATGCCTGGTGCGAAGTGGTTCGAGGGCTCCAGGCTCAATTATGCAAAAAATGCATTAATGAATGAACAAGAAGAGAAAACGGCCATTTTTTTTCGTTCCGAGCACATCAAACAGAAGGAGATCAGCTGGAAGGAGCTTAAAGAACAAGTAGCTTCTGTCGCTCATTCATTAAGGAAGCTAGGCGTGAAATCCGGGGACCGGGTGGCAGCCTATATGCCAAATATACCTGAAGCCGTCATCGCTTTCCTGGCAACGGCAAGCATCGGTGCAATCTGGTCGAGCTGTTCTCCTGACTTTGGGGCAAGAAGTGTCATAGACCGCTTCAACCAGATTGAGCCGGTTGTATTACTGGCGGTTGATGGATACCAGTACAATGGAAAAGTATATGATAAAACATCGGTCGTTTCACAGCTGAAAAAAGAGTTGGTCACTGTCAAGCATACCGTGTTGGTTCCTTACATAGAAAAAAAGATTGTGGATATGGAGCCAGCTGATAGCATTCCATGGGATGACCTCCTGAATGAAAAGGCAGAACTCTTTTTTGAAAGCGTTCCCTTCGATCACCCGCTTTGGATTTTATATTCTTCAGGTACAACGGGGATGCCCAAACCAATTGTACAAGGGCATGGCGGAATCGTACTGGAGCATTTTAAATCAACAAAACTGCATCAGGGCATGACTTCAGAGGATACAGCTTTCTGGTTCACGACGACAGGCTGGATGATGTGGAATCTCCTGATGGGTGGGTTGCTTAATGAAGCGACGATCGTCCTTTATGACGGCAGTCCTTCTTTTCCGAATCCAGAGGTTCTATGGGAGCTGGCTGAAGATACTGGCATGACGTTCTTTGGAACGAGCGCTCCATTCCTTACTAATTCGATGAAATTAGGCATCAAGCCAATGGGGAAATATGATTTATCGAAATTGAAGGCTCTTTTCTCCACTGGAGCCCCTTTGTCGGGTGACGGCTACAAATGGGTATATGAGAATGTCAAGAAGGATATCTGGCTCAGTTCATCCAGTGGCGGGACGGATGTCTGTGCCGGATTTGTTGGTGGCGTTCCGACATTGCCAGTACGAATTGGAGAAATACAGGGCAGGGCGCTCGGTGTTCGCGTCGAAGCCTTTGACGAAAAGGGGCAATCATTGATTAATGAAGTAGGTGAATTGGTTATTACCAAGCCGATGCCTTCGATGCCGTTATATTTTTGGAATGATCCAAAGGGTAAAAGATATCATGAAAGTTATTTCGATACGTATCCTGGCATTTGGAAACATGGTGATTGGATAAAAATTGACGAAAAGGGAAGCTGCATCATTTATGGCCGATCCGACTCGACCATTAACCGTTCCGGAGTCCGAATGGGTACTAGTGATATTTACCGGGTCGTGGAAGCGATTGATGAGGTGATGGAAAGCCTTGTCATCGACAGGGAGGTGCTAGGGCGCGGCTCTTCTTTGCTGCTTTTCGTCGTCCTTAAGCCTGGCAGTAACCTAGATTCAACCTTAATAGCAAAGATCAAGGAGCAAATCAAAGGACAATTGTCTCCTCGCTTCATCCCAGATGAGATCCATGCCGTTGAACAAATCCCTAAAACACTGAACGGAAAGAAAATGGAAGTTCCGATCCGTAAAATGTTGTTAGGCTTCGAGATGGATAAAGTGGTGAATGCTGACTCCATGGGCAACCCTGAATCCCTTCAATTTTTCAAGGCTTTAGCCAGGGCGTTAAACGAGAAGAAAATATTCTGA
- a CDS encoding NAD(P)H-dependent flavin oxidoreductase, which translates to MKGECQLKTRLTEMLEIDYPIICGGMFQVGRAPLAAAVSEAGGLGIITSKTQETPERLRDEIRKVKSMTKKPFAVNLNLFPSQTATSNADFIDILVQEDVRIVETSGRSPEGLMPKLKEHGFIVIHKVASVKNAISAEKLGVDAVIIVGNETGGHPGMSDVGTLVMLPRVVDSVSIPVIAGGGFSDGRGLVSALSLGAEGIVMGTRFMATKEAPIHNNVKDWMVAADEMDTVVIQRNIGSPSRVALNAVSKEVDRLENEGATIEDLLPLITGQRSKKVYYEGNLDGGIWSCGQAVGLIKEVLTVDELIKQIVHEANNSLEFIQNRLESIRTDA; encoded by the coding sequence TTGAAAGGGGAATGCCAATTGAAAACGCGATTGACTGAAATGCTGGAAATTGACTATCCGATTATTTGCGGGGGGATGTTTCAAGTTGGCCGGGCGCCGCTCGCAGCTGCCGTATCCGAAGCAGGCGGACTCGGCATCATAACCTCGAAAACACAGGAAACGCCTGAACGTCTTCGTGATGAGATACGGAAAGTGAAATCCATGACGAAGAAGCCCTTCGCCGTGAACCTCAATTTATTTCCAAGCCAAACGGCTACGTCAAATGCTGACTTCATTGACATTTTAGTGCAAGAAGATGTGAGAATCGTCGAAACGAGTGGCAGAAGTCCAGAAGGATTAATGCCAAAGCTTAAAGAGCACGGCTTTATCGTGATCCATAAGGTAGCAAGTGTCAAAAATGCGATTTCTGCAGAGAAATTAGGTGTCGATGCCGTAATTATCGTTGGAAATGAAACTGGCGGCCACCCCGGTATGAGCGATGTAGGAACGCTTGTCATGCTGCCTAGAGTCGTTGACTCCGTTTCGATACCCGTTATCGCAGGCGGGGGCTTTTCAGATGGCAGAGGCCTCGTTAGCGCATTGTCCTTGGGGGCTGAGGGGATTGTCATGGGAACTCGCTTCATGGCCACTAAAGAAGCGCCCATTCATAATAATGTAAAAGACTGGATGGTAGCAGCAGATGAAATGGATACAGTCGTCATCCAAAGAAATATAGGAAGTCCGTCACGTGTAGCTTTGAACGCTGTCAGCAAGGAAGTGGACCGACTCGAAAATGAAGGAGCCACGATAGAAGACCTACTACCGCTCATAACGGGGCAAAGAAGCAAGAAGGTATATTATGAAGGCAATTTGGACGGAGGGATCTGGTCGTGTGGACAAGCCGTCGGACTGATCAAGGAAGTATTGACTGTCGACGAGTTGATCAAGCAAATCGTACATGAGGCAAATAACTCGCTCGAATTCATCCAAAATCGGCTTGAATCGATCCGTACTGACGCATAG
- a CDS encoding nucleotidyltransferase has translation MEKFSEFIKISKKLNEIGIIPLLMGSTGLEVLTGLSWDAQDVDVHVPGDKRGWEVPSESSIHNWHDILRTMNSMGYSLIDLHEHEFTKEGLSVEFGIIDTLPTFAGVQLTDLEMHQMEDVKFYLLNPEQYLRVYEASAKDSYRAEKNNDKDSKKIDFLKRLTEIDR, from the coding sequence ATGGAAAAGTTTAGTGAGTTTATTAAAATTTCAAAAAAACTAAATGAGATTGGGATTATTCCTTTATTAATGGGTTCAACTGGTTTAGAAGTCCTTACAGGATTAAGCTGGGATGCTCAAGACGTAGATGTTCATGTTCCTGGTGACAAAAGAGGATGGGAAGTACCGTCTGAATCATCTATACATAATTGGCATGATATTTTAAGAACCATGAATTCAATGGGATACAGTTTGATAGATCTGCATGAACATGAGTTTACCAAAGAGGGGTTATCAGTTGAGTTTGGTATTATTGATACTTTGCCAACCTTTGCAGGCGTACAATTAACGGATTTAGAAATGCATCAAATGGAAGACGTAAAGTTTTATCTACTTAATCCCGAACAATATTTACGTGTTTACGAGGCTTCAGCTAAAGATAGTTATAGAGCAGAAAAAAATAATGATAAAGATAGTAAAAAAATTGATTTCCTAAAAAGGCTAACCGAAATTGATCGATAA